The DNA window GCCCGGCTGGCCGAGATCATCGAATTGTCCGACGCGCTGATGGTCGCCCGCGGCGATCTCGGCGTCGAGATGCCGCTCGAAGCCGTGCCCGGCATCCAGAAGCAGATCACGCGCGCCGCGCGCCGCGCCGGCAAGCCGGTGGTGGTCGCCACGCAGATGCTGGAATCGATGATCACCGCACCGGTGCCGACCCGCGCCGAAGTGTCGGATGTTTCGATCGCCGTGTTCGAGGGCGCCGACGCCATCATGCTGTCGGCGGAATCGGCGGCGGGTGCCTATCCGGTTGAAGCGGTGGCGATGATGAACCGCATCGCCACCAAGGTCGAAACCGATCCGACCTATGCCGGCATCATCAACGCGCAGCGCTCCGAGCCGGAAGCGACCGGCGCCGACGCCATTTCGCTGGCCGCCCGTGAAATCGCCGAAACGCTGAAACTGTCCGCCATCATCACCTACACCGCGTCCGGCACCACCGGCCTGCGTGCCGCCCGCGAGCGTCCCCAGGTGCCGATCATCGCGCTGTCGCCGATCCTCAATACAGCGCGGCGGTTGTCGCTTTTGTGGGGCACGCACTGCGTGGTCTCACCCGATGCCACCGATCTCGACGACATGGTCAATCGCGCCTGCCGCATTGCGCTGGAAGAAGAGTTCGGCAAGCCCGGCGACCGCGTCATCATCACGGCCGGTGTGCCGCTGAGGACGCCCGGCTCGACCAACATGCTGCGCATCGCCTATGTCGGCTCGGACGTGCAAAGCAGTCGCTAACCCGTTCTTTCCAGGCGGAAGCGTATCGCGGGTTTCGTGCTCATCTCCTGTGGCCATAATACAACAAAGGCACGGACAATGATCCCGGCCTTTGTCTCGACACAGGGTTGTCGTGATCGCCTCTACAAAACGCGGTGAAGCGGCGCTAACAGTCGCCCCGCGCCCGTCTGCATTTCCCATCGTTTGAAAGTATAGTGAATGTCATCTCTCGTCTCGCGCCGGTCACTTCTGACCGGGCTGTCGCTTATTGGTGTTTCCACGATCTCGGCGTGTGCTCAATTTCCCAAGCAGTCCCTCAGCGTTGCCAGTCCTCTCAATCCGGCGCCGCTTGAGCCGACACTTGAAAAGGCACCGATCGAAGTCGCCGCGCCTGAAGCCCGGGTGTCTCCCGATTACGCCAGCATGTACAGCGCGGTCGAAGATGGCGGTCATTCGCTGCCGGCGATTCCCTTCAGCAAGGTCGACGGCCGGTTCCTGCGGCAGATCGTCGACGATCCGACTGGAGAACAACCCGGCACGATCGTGGTCAACACGACAGACAAGCACCTTTACTGGGTGCTCAAGGACGGCAAGGCCATGCGCTATGGCGTCGGCTTGGGGCGCCAGGGTTATTCCTGGAAGGGCCGCGCTATCGTCCAGTGGAAACGCAAATGGCCGACCTGGACGCCGCCATCGGCAATGATCCGCAGGGATCCGAAGCTGGAAAAATGGCGCCAGGGCATGCAGCCCGGTATCAGCAACCCACTGGGGTCACGCGCGCTGTATATCTTCAAGGACGGCGTCGACACGCTCTACCGGATTCATGGATCGCCGGACTGGAAGTCCATCGGCAAGTCAGCGTCATCGGGCTGCGTGCGCATGTTCAACCAGGATGTCATGGATCTTTACGAGCGTGTCCCCGGCAAGACACCGCTGCTGGTCATCTAGCCCCGGGGTGCAGCGCAGCTGCTTCTCTGTCGGACATCAGGTCGGAGCGAGCTCGGCCTGAGGCTCCTTGAGGTCGGCACATTTGCCGGCGCCATAGGCGTCGCCGGCAATCCGCGCTTCCGCCGTCCTTGCCATCGCCGCCAGATCGATATCCTTGCCGGCGACCTTCTCGATGGCGCCGACGACGAGGTCGGGGGTGATCCAGTCCGGCTTGTGGCCGAGGTTGTGCACCCAGACGAGTTCGGCGCCCGCTATGTCGCGTACCAGGCCGACGGAATGGATGTGCGCGTAGACGATCTTGTCGCGGTCGCCCGAAATGACCACGGTCGGCGCCGTGATCTCGTTATAGTGCGGCGCCGCACTGAGCACGTAGCTGTAGAGGCCGGCAACGTCGGTGGCATTGGCGCGAAAGGCCGATGGCCGCAACACCAGCGGGATCGCGGCCATGCCGAGATAATTATCCGGCACCTTGTTGGGCGCGAACACACAGGTCGTGGCGTCCGCCATCTGCAGTGCTCCCGCGGGATAGGTCAGCGTCTCGGAAAACAACCGGCCGATCACCGGAATGGTGGTCAGGTCGTAGTACCAGGACGTCGCGCCGCCCGGCCAGGGATGCGTCGCAGGCGCCAAGAAGACTAGACCGAGCGTCTTGTCGGCATGCTCGCGGCCGAAAGCGGCTGTGACCACGCCGCCGAAGGAATGGCCGACGATGATTGCCTTCCTGATGCCGAGACGGTCCATCAGAGCGGCGATGGTGGCAGCCTGAGCCGAAGGGTTTTCATTGTTGCCGGCGCCGCGCCCGGACCAGCCATGCCCGGGCCGATCGAAGAACAGCAGTTCGGCATGGCCTTCGAGCAACGGCCGCAGTGGCAACATCTGGTCTTTGAGATTGGCGCTGGCACCGTGGATGAAGACGATTGGCGGCAGGTCCGTCTTGGTTGGGGCGGGGATGTGGACATAGTGGATGCGGGCGCCGTTGATGTCGGCAAATTCGCCGACCGCCTGGTTGCGGCGCTCGATCAGCCATGAGCCGACGCGGGTAACGCCGACCAGGGCAAGGACGAGTGCGAGGAGAAGGGCGACCGCGGCGTAGATCAGGTTCATGCGGGGAGATACGGGGTGGGACGGGATTAGTTCCGGCAGTAGGGCAGTAGAGTCGGGCGTTCCGCGGTGGAATCTATCTCTATTGCCTTACTCCCTTCAGGGATCAAATGCCTTCGCCGGCAAGCTCTTCCGAAAGGGTGGCGACCTGATCCTGGGCGCTGCGCATCATCGGGTAGATGGCCAGTACCTTCTGCCAGGCCTCGAGCGCCGACTGCTTGTGGCCGGTCAGTGCCATGATCTGCGCCAGACCCGACAGCGCGCCGAAATGGCGCGGCTCGAGCTGCAGCGTGCGGTCGATATCCGACATCGACTTCCCGTAGTTCTTCATCATGAAATGCACCGTGGCGCGCCGGTTCCAGCCCTCGGCATAGGTCGGCTGCAAGGTCACCACCTGGTCGAGGAAATCGAGCGCGACGTCGAATTTCTGGTTGTCCATCGCTTTTTGCGACCACAGCATCATCAGGTCGATCGAGGCGCTGCCGGACTGGGACCATTCGTTCCAGATATTGCCGGCGATGCGTTCGGCCGCCTTCTCGTTGCGTTCGCGCTTGAGATCGGAGAACAGCTTGTCCAGCCGGGCCTGCTTGGTCATCGGCGGCGCCGGAGCATCTGGGGTGGCCGGTACTGCCGGCTGATCGTCGGCGGCTCTGGCCGGCAAGCTCATGGCACCGGAAACAAGCAGAGCTGTCAAAAATGCAAAAAGAATCCGCATCGCCCGATCCTAGCCCCGGGCGGCGGAACATCAAAGTGATTTTAGCGTGAGAAGGTCGGCGGGCCGACAAGCATCAAGGGGCGGAGGCAAGAGCCTCCAGCCGAAAACTCAACCCTGGCGCGCCTTGTAGCGCGGGGCGGTCTTGTTGATGATGTAAACGCGGCCCTTGCGGCGAACCAGCTGGTTGTCGCGGTGACGCGCCTTCAGCGCCTTGAGCGAATTCTTGATCTTCATGGTCTTGCCTGTCGGTGTGGACCCGGTGCCGGGTCGAAATTTTAAGGCGCGCCAGAAGACGCGCCTTTTGAACGGTGGGTGGCTCATAAACGAGGACCCTTGTCCGTGTCAACCGCAAGCATGCGCCGCATCCTGATATCATCAAATATCCGCCATGTCGTCCCGGCGGCATTGCACCGCTCCGGGCGGACTGGGATGATGCGCTGCATCTCAAGTGATTTGGGGACCGTCATGCGCCGAACATTCCTGTCCGCCTGCCTTGTCTTGCTGGCGGGAGCGTCGGTTGCTCGCGCACAGGAATGCGACCGCTCCGACGACAGCCAGCAGATGATGAACATCTGTGCCGGAGCGGATTACCAGGCCGCCGATGCCAGGCTCAACGCGGCCTATCAGAACCTGATCGGCTCGGATGACGCAGACGGCAAGAGATTGCTGCAGGCGGCGCAGCGCGCCTGGATCGCCTTTCGCGACGCCGAGTGCGCGCATACCACCACCGCCAGCGCGGGCGGTTCCATCCACGCGATGGAGGTTTCGCAATGCCTGACCAGGCTGACCAACGACCGCATCAAGCAGCTCGCCGCCTCGGCCAATTGCGGGGAAGGCAATGCGAGCTGCGCCGGTTCCGACGAGGTTGAGGGCGACGAGGTGCAGTAACCTGGGTCGGCGTTGAAGCGGTTCACCGTTTCAACGAAAAGGCCGAACCGCTCTATCTCGTTGTTTGCACGCAATTCCGAACGGAAACCGTGTCACACCTTTCCTGGAATTGCTCTAGGCGCGCCGGCTGATGCGGGTGAAGTGGCCCATCTTGCGGCCGGGCCGCGCCTCGGCCTTGCCGTAGAGATGCAGCATCAGATCGGGCTCGGCGAGCAGGGCCGGCACGCGCAGCACGTCGTCGCCGATCAGGTTTTCCATCACACAATCGGAATGGCGGCCCGGGCTGCCCAGTGGCAGTCCGGCAATGGCACGGATGTGCTGCTCGAACTGCGAGATGACGCAGGCGGCTTCGGTCCAGTGGCCGGAATTATGGACGCGAGGCGCAATCTCGTTGGCCAGCAGCGAACCGTCACCCAGCACAAAGAACTCGACGCCGATGACGCCGACATAGTCGAGCGCGGATAATATCGTCGATGCAGCCGCGCGCGCCGCTGCCGCCGTCTTAGGCGTGATGGCGGCCGGCAAGGTCGAGGTGTGGAGAATGCCGTCGCGATGCACATTCTCGGCCGGGTCATAAGCGACGACCGTTCCATCCAGCCCCCGTGCCGCGATAACGGAGATTTCGCGCTCGAACGGCACGAAGCTTTCGAGGATCAGCGGCACATTGCCCATCGCCTCGCAGGTGCCGGCGAAGCCGCCCGTTTCCATGTGGCGGAAGACGCGCTGGCCCTTGCCGTCATAGCCCATGCGCCGCGTCTTCAGGATGCCGCTGCCGCCGAATGTCTTCAGCGCCGCCGTCAGCTCGTCGTCGGTGTCGACCGGGCGAAAATCGGCCGTGGCGATGCCGATGCCGTTGAGGAATGTCTTTTCGTTCACCCGATCCTGCGCCACGTCAAGCGCGCGCGCCGGCGGATGGACCGCGACCTTGGCGGCAAGCGCTTCCGCCGCGGCGACCGGCACGTTCTCGAATTCGTAGGTAATGACGGCACTCGCGGCCGCCAGTTCGGCAAGGGCGGCCGGATCGTCATAGGCTGATGTTATCTGCCGGTTGGCGACCTGGGCGGCCGGGCAATCCGGCTGCGGCTCCAGCACGATGGTGCGGTAGCCGAGGCGGGCGGCGGCCATTGCCAGCATGCGGCCAAGCTGGCCGCCGCCGATGATGCCGATGGTCGATCCGGCGGGCAGGCTCACGGCGTATCCGTCGGTTCGGCGGCGACCTTGGCGGTCTGCGAGGCGCGCCAGGCGTCGAGCCGCTGGGCGAGCTTGTCGTCGTTCAGTGCCAGCACGGCGGCGGCCAGGAGGGCCGCATTGGCCGCACCGGCCTTGCCGATGGCCAGCGTCCCCACTGGAATACCGGCCGGCATCTGCACGATCGAGAGCAGCGAATCCTGGCCCGACAGCGCCTTCGATTCCACCGGCACGCCGAACACCGGCAGCGGCGTCATCGCCGCCGTCATGCCGGGCAGGTGCGCCGCACCTCCGGCGCCGGCGATGATCACCTTGTAGCCGGCGGCCTTGGCGCCCTTGGCGAATTCATAGAGCCGGTCGGGCGTGCGATGCGCTGATATGATCAGCCGTTTGTGCGGAACGCCCAGCGCCTCCAGCGTTTCGGCAGCCTGGCGCATCGTCGCCCAGTCGGACTGGCTGCCCATGATGATGGCGACGTCGGCGCGTTGGTCGTTCAAGCTGTTGCTCCCCGGCGACAAAGGCGCGCCTTAGCGGAATTCGCGCGGGGCCGCAAGGATTTCAGGCCATCGGCCAGATGCCGACGGCCACAATCCAGGTCACACCGCCGCCTTGCGGAAGCGGGCGACGAAGTCGTCAAGCTCGGGCCGTTCCATGTCGGAGATCGCCCAATAGGAGAAGGCACCGTCGCTCCATTGCACCATCGAGAAGCCGCCGGATGAAAGGTCGTCCGGCTGGGTGGTCTTGCCGCCCTGCTGCGGTTCGGCGACCAGCGTGATCAGGTGCTCGCGGTGGCGGTAGACCAGTGCCGGCACCGGCCGGCCCGATATCACCTCGACCCGGCCGCCGATCAGCGCGTAGCCGTCCTGGGCAAGGTCCGGCGCCGGTGGCGAGACGCCAATGCGGGCGTCGAGCCACGGCTTCACCGTATGGCGGTCGGACGAAACGATGTCGATCGGGCTCGCCGCAAGCAGGCTGCGGCGGTGGCCGCTGGCGACCGCCGCGGCAAAGCCGTCGTCGACGCCGCTTTGCATCACCCATTGCGTCGCGCCGCTGGCGAGCACGGCGCTGATCATGATCGACGCGGCCATGGTGCGCCAGTCGAACGAGCCGAAGCGGCGCGCTCTTGGCGATGGCCGTGCCGGGGAAGGACGTGTCCCGGCTTCCCGCCTCTGGCCGCCGGCGGAGCCCGCTATCAATCTCGGCAATGCCGACGGCGCGCCCCGCTGGGGCTCCGTCGCCTGGGCCGGCGCCTGTTGTTCGGTGCCGGCCATGCCGATCGCCGCGATGCGGGCTCGAAAGGCGTCGCTGACATCGGGGCGCGGCAAGCGGCTGACAGCGCCTTGCAAGGCGACAATGCGGGCATGCTCGGCGGCAAGCCGGGGGTCGGCGGCGATGCGACGCTCCACGGCAAGTGCGGCTGCCGCATCAAGCTCGCCATCAACAAGGGCATGGATCATCAGTCTGATACCTTCGGGATCATTGGGCAGTCCGTCGTCATGGTTGGTCATGGCGCTCTCCCCAATTCAGATGCCAGCAGGCCGCGCGCACGCGCCAGCCTGGACATCACCGTGCCCATCGGCACGTCGAGCATGGCCGCTATCTCGCGATAGCTGAGGCCGTTGATATCGCGCAGCACCAGCGTTTCGCGAAATGGCTGCGGCAAGGCGGCGATCGCCGCCTCGAGCGCCGCCGTATCGGCCCTGGCGATCAGGCTCGCCTCCGGGCCATCCTCTTCCGGCAGGCTGCTGCCGTGTGCCGCCGCCATGTCGTCGAGATCGCCGAGATCGCCGACGGCCATCATGGCGCGCGGCCGGTTACGCGCCATCCAGGTGTAGGAAGTGTTGCGCACGATGGTCAGCAGCCACGCGCGGGCGTTGCCGCCGGCATAGCCTGAAATGCCGGCATGTGCCTTGATGCAGGCGTCCTGCACGACATCCTCGGCATCGGCTGCATTGCCGGTCAGCCAGCGGGCAAGCGCCAGCGCGTCGCCGAGATGCGGCAGCACCACCTGGTTGAAGCGTTCTGCCAGGGCCCTCTCGCTCAAAGCAGCACCATGATCCGAGACTCCGGGCCGTGCCGCTTCAAGATGCGACGGCGACCTTGACTTGCTCGCTGGGGCAAAGCCCCCGGAAGCAGGCAGAGCCGCCTGCCTTGCTGAAACTGAAATCATCTGCCTCACCGG is part of the Mesorhizobium loti genome and encodes:
- the pyk gene encoding pyruvate kinase, whose protein sequence is MRRSRKVKILATIGPASSSEEMLKKLFEAGADVFRINMSHTDHELMRTLVGRIRAVEEQVGRPIGILADLQGPKLRVGKFANGKEVLTPGQTFTLDDNPEPGTSTRVYLPHPEILSSVEAGHRLLIDDGKLELKAVKSDGKSIVCTVVAGTTISDKKGVSLPDTDLPVGALTEKDRKDLDAVLATGVDWIALSFVQRPEDLAEARKIARGRALIMAKIEKPQAVARLAEIIELSDALMVARGDLGVEMPLEAVPGIQKQITRAARRAGKPVVVATQMLESMITAPVPTRAEVSDVSIAVFEGADAIMLSAESAAGAYPVEAVAMMNRIATKVETDPTYAGIINAQRSEPEATGADAISLAAREIAETLKLSAIITYTASGTTGLRAARERPQVPIIALSPILNTARRLSLLWGTHCVVSPDATDLDDMVNRACRIALEEEFGKPGDRVIITAGVPLRTPGSTNMLRIAYVGSDVQSSR
- a CDS encoding L,D-transpeptidase, which codes for MSSLVSRRSLLTGLSLIGVSTISACAQFPKQSLSVASPLNPAPLEPTLEKAPIEVAAPEARVSPDYASMYSAVEDGGHSLPAIPFSKVDGRFLRQIVDDPTGEQPGTIVVNTTDKHLYWVLKDGKAMRYGVGLGRQGYSWKGRAIVQWKRKWPTWTPPSAMIRRDPKLEKWRQGMQPGISNPLGSRALYIFKDGVDTLYRIHGSPDWKSIGKSASSGCVRMFNQDVMDLYERVPGKTPLLVI
- a CDS encoding alpha/beta fold hydrolase — translated: MNLIYAAVALLLALVLALVGVTRVGSWLIERRNQAVGEFADINGARIHYVHIPAPTKTDLPPIVFIHGASANLKDQMLPLRPLLEGHAELLFFDRPGHGWSGRGAGNNENPSAQAATIAALMDRLGIRKAIIVGHSFGGVVTAAFGREHADKTLGLVFLAPATHPWPGGATSWYYDLTTIPVIGRLFSETLTYPAGALQMADATTCVFAPNKVPDNYLGMAAIPLVLRPSAFRANATDVAGLYSYVLSAAPHYNEITAPTVVISGDRDKIVYAHIHSVGLVRDIAGAELVWVHNLGHKPDWITPDLVVGAIEKVAGKDIDLAAMARTAEARIAGDAYGAGKCADLKEPQAELAPT
- a CDS encoding tetratricopeptide repeat protein; amino-acid sequence: MRILFAFLTALLVSGAMSLPARAADDQPAVPATPDAPAPPMTKQARLDKLFSDLKRERNEKAAERIAGNIWNEWSQSGSASIDLMMLWSQKAMDNQKFDVALDFLDQVVTLQPTYAEGWNRRATVHFMMKNYGKSMSDIDRTLQLEPRHFGALSGLAQIMALTGHKQSALEAWQKVLAIYPMMRSAQDQVATLSEELAGEGI
- the ykgO gene encoding type B 50S ribosomal protein L36; amino-acid sequence: MKIKNSLKALKARHRDNQLVRRKGRVYIINKTAPRYKARQG
- a CDS encoding lysozyme inhibitor LprI family protein, with product MRRTFLSACLVLLAGASVARAQECDRSDDSQQMMNICAGADYQAADARLNAAYQNLIGSDDADGKRLLQAAQRAWIAFRDAECAHTTTASAGGSIHAMEVSQCLTRLTNDRIKQLAASANCGEGNASCAGSDEVEGDEVQ
- a CDS encoding 5-(carboxyamino)imidazole ribonucleotide synthase, which gives rise to MSLPAGSTIGIIGGGQLGRMLAMAAARLGYRTIVLEPQPDCPAAQVANRQITSAYDDPAALAELAAASAVITYEFENVPVAAAEALAAKVAVHPPARALDVAQDRVNEKTFLNGIGIATADFRPVDTDDELTAALKTFGGSGILKTRRMGYDGKGQRVFRHMETGGFAGTCEAMGNVPLILESFVPFEREISVIAARGLDGTVVAYDPAENVHRDGILHTSTLPAAITPKTAAAARAAASTILSALDYVGVIGVEFFVLGDGSLLANEIAPRVHNSGHWTEAACVISQFEQHIRAIAGLPLGSPGRHSDCVMENLIGDDVLRVPALLAEPDLMLHLYGKAEARPGRKMGHFTRISRRA
- the purE gene encoding 5-(carboxyamino)imidazole ribonucleotide mutase, translating into MNDQRADVAIIMGSQSDWATMRQAAETLEALGVPHKRLIISAHRTPDRLYEFAKGAKAAGYKVIIAGAGGAAHLPGMTAAMTPLPVFGVPVESKALSGQDSLLSIVQMPAGIPVGTLAIGKAGAANAALLAAAVLALNDDKLAQRLDAWRASQTAKVAAEPTDTP
- a CDS encoding anti-sigma factor family protein — protein: MTNHDDGLPNDPEGIRLMIHALVDGELDAAAALAVERRIAADPRLAAEHARIVALQGAVSRLPRPDVSDAFRARIAAIGMAGTEQQAPAQATEPQRGAPSALPRLIAGSAGGQRREAGTRPSPARPSPRARRFGSFDWRTMAASIMISAVLASGATQWVMQSGVDDGFAAAVASGHRRSLLAASPIDIVSSDRHTVKPWLDARIGVSPPAPDLAQDGYALIGGRVEVISGRPVPALVYRHREHLITLVAEPQQGGKTTQPDDLSSGGFSMVQWSDGAFSYWAISDMERPELDDFVARFRKAAV
- a CDS encoding sigma-70 family RNA polymerase sigma factor, which translates into the protein MSERALAERFNQVVLPHLGDALALARWLTGNAADAEDVVQDACIKAHAGISGYAGGNARAWLLTIVRNTSYTWMARNRPRAMMAVGDLGDLDDMAAAHGSSLPEEDGPEASLIARADTAALEAAIAALPQPFRETLVLRDINGLSYREIAAMLDVPMGTVMSRLARARGLLASELGRAP